A genome region from Manis pentadactyla isolate mManPen7 chromosome 5, mManPen7.hap1, whole genome shotgun sequence includes the following:
- the BCAS4 gene encoding breast carcinoma-amplified sequence 4 isoform X4 — protein MLLEAPAAAAGCAPAPPPPGGPRGLQPAGGGALRPGRGDGLPCSLRHLDSAALRMLLVDANRPEPVRGGARELALFLTPEPGAEHPLAPGAGGPRLCGAVTAGRPPEMPGWSRPLPPPTDTAAGARRRLPSPPGSPAAAGTPGRGALAVAALCQTGSPGRPTPVLPLPRRSACAALRVRQAPGGGGKHPASVSCGR, from the exons ATGCTCCTGGAGGCGCCGGCCGCAGCCGCCGGGTGCGCACCTGCCCCGCCTCCGCCAGGCGGGCCGCGGGGCCTGCAGCCGGCTGGGGGCGGGGCTCTGAGGCCGGGGCGAGGCGACGGGCTCCCGTGCAGTCTCCGCCACCTGGACTCTGCCGCGCTCCGGATGCTGCTCGTGGATGCCAACCGGCCAGAGCCCGTGCGCGGCGGGGCGCGCGAGCTCGCGCTCTTCCTGACCCCCGAGCCCGGGGCCGAG CATCCACTCGCACCCGGCGCCGGGGGTCCCCGCCTTTGCGGAGCGGTGACTGCGGGGCGCCCCCCGGAGATGCCCGGCTGGTCGCGCCCGCTCCCTCCGCCGACAGACACGGCTGCGGGGGCCCGGAGGCGCCTCCCATCCCCACCCGGGTCCCCAGCTGCGGCCGGGACGCCGGGCCGAGGCGCGCTCGCGGTTGCAGCCCTTTGCCAGACTGGGTCCCCAGGGAGGCCGACCCCGGTCCTGCCCCTGCCCCGGCGCTCGGCCTGCGCGGCTCTGCGTGTGCGCCAGGCGCCCGGAGGAGGCGGAAAGCACCCGGCCTCAGTGAGCTGCGGtcgctaa